In bacterium, the genomic window TTTTTTCAATCGGGAAAGCTTCCCCGGTCAGAATTGCTTCGTTGGTGGTCAGGACTTCGCTTTTGACGACACGGCTGTCTGCCTCAACGACATCACCTTCGTGAAGAATGACGATATCCCCTACAACCAGCTCTTCGGACGAACAGAGTAATTCTTTACCGTCACGACGAACTAAGGCTTTGTGCTTAGTTAGAGTTTTAAGTTTCTCCAAGGAATTTCTCGCTCGACCTTCTTGAAAAGTCCCGATGACACCGTTGATAAAAACTATTCCCATTATCAAAACCGCGTCACTCTTTTGCCCAACAAAAAGCATCGCGGCGGCAGCAAAGATAAGAATGTAAATCAAAGGGCTTTTGAACTGGTTGATGTAGATGGAAAGTAGACTCTGACTAGCAGAAGTTGCAAGCTTGTTTGGTCCATGACTAGCTAGTCTTTCTCTTGCCTCCTCTGAGCTTAAACCTTCCTCCGGATCAACCCCTAACTCAGAGAGGAGATCTGGAACTTTCTTTTGGTAGGGCAGCTTTGCATTCATAACTTAAATTTTCAACACTGATAAAAAGGCTTCTTGGGGTATTTCAACCCGCCCGAACTGTTTCATTCTCTTTTTACCCTTTTTTTGCTTGTCGAGCAATTTATTTTTGCGGGTAACGTCTCCGCCATAAAGTTTGCTGGTGACATCTTTACGGAAAGCCGGGACGTCGGCACGGGCGAGGATTTTCCCCCCAACCACAGCTTGGATCGAAACTTCAAAATTCTGGCGGGGAATTGTTTCTTTGAGTTTCTCAACCAATTTCTTCCCTACCTCGTCAGCTTTCTTCTTGATGACAATTTGTGAGAGCGCGTCAACTGGCTCTTTGGCGACCAGAATTTCCATTTTGACAGCCTCTACTTCTTCCCAGGAAGCAAGATCATAATCAAAACTCGCATATCCTGAAGAAACTGATTTAAGGCGGTCATAAAAATCACTCACCACTTCAGCTAGTGGTAAAGAAAACTCAATCACAACTTGAGAAGAAATATAGCGGACATCAGTCACTTTGGCGCGGCGGGTGTTTAACAGCTCTAAGATAGTTCCGAGATACTCACTCTTAGTAACAATACTAGCTTTAATCATCGGTTCGAGGATTTGTCGGGTTTCTTGGGGCGAGGGAAATTTGGTGGGGTTGGAAATTTCTACTTCTTTACCGCTGGTTAGGACCACTCTATATTTAACAGTGGGAGAACTCGCCACCAAATCCAGGTCGTACTCGCGCTCGAGTCTTTCTTGGACTACTTCGAAATGAAGTAGACCCAAAAAACCGCAACGAAAACCAAAACCCAGAGCAGTTGAACTATCAGCTTCAAAACTCAAAGAAGCGTCGTTGAGTTTGAGCCTTTCGAGAGCTTCTTTGAGAGAAGGAAACTTGCTGTTGTCACTTGGATAAAAACCGGCAAAAACCATTGGCTTTATTTCCCGGTAACCCTCCAGGGGTTCTTTGGCTGGGTTTTCTAAAGAAGTAATCGTATCCCCAACTCTGACTTCATTGACGTCTTTTAACCCTGAGGCGATATAGCCGATATTGCCTTCCGTCAATACCTCTTGGGTAGCTAACTCAGGTGAAAAGATTCCAACTTCAACTAGGTCTGAGCTTGCCCCACTTCCCAAGAGCTTAATTTTTTCTCCTTTTTGGAATTGTCCAGCAAAAACTCTAACCAAGGCGATCACTCCTTTGAAAGAGTCAAACTGGG contains:
- the lepA gene encoding translation elongation factor 4, with the protein product MEKIRNFVILAHIDHGKSTLADRLIEITETVKPEKMRGQLLDQMDIERERGITIKLAPVQMQYQGYTINLIDTPGHVDFTYEVSRSLAAVEGAILLVDATQGIQAQTLSNFYLAQKQGLKIIPVINKIDLPAAEPEKVAATLAATFSFSSDTIIKISAKSGENVEAVLKAVINQVPPPRQAVGGDQALIFDSQFDSFKGVIALVRVFAGQFQKGEKIKLLGSGASSDLVEVGIFSPELATQEVLTEGNIGYIASGLKDVNEVRVGDTITSLENPAKEPLEGYREIKPMVFAGFYPSDNSKFPSLKEALERLKLNDASLSFEADSSTALGFGFRCGFLGLLHFEVVQERLEREYDLDLVASSPTVKYRVVLTSGKEVEISNPTKFPSPQETRQILEPMIKASIVTKSEYLGTILELLNTRRAKVTDVRYISSQVVIEFSLPLAEVVSDFYDRLKSVSSGYASFDYDLASWEEVEAVKMEILVAKEPVDALSQIVIKKKADEVGKKLVEKLKETIPRQNFEVSIQAVVGGKILARADVPAFRKDVTSKLYGGDVTRKNKLLDKQKKGKKRMKQFGRVEIPQEAFLSVLKI